gataaggagaggagagggaaGAAGCGAAAGGACTTAGAAAGAGCCCTTCAAATTAAGAATGAAATTTGCGTGGTACATTGATTATATTTCGTGGtacagtcttatgcaaactcattgcataggataccctcactcgcatgtcgcatacatgaacgcattggatttTAAACTTGTATTTCACAACTTAGAGAATATTAATATACATAAAAGGATAATGGAATGCGGGCTAACATTAGCTTTATAGTGTACCTCTTATTGCTTAGCTCAACAACTTGTAGGCGATAAGCAAAAGGACatacacaaaagaaaaattttttTACAACCGTTGACTTTACTATGTCATCTAGTACTTTTACATAGCACCCCTTAACGTCTCAGCcgtatcttttcaaaaaaaaaaaaagtaaatacaAAACCCATCTTGGTTATTCATGAATTGATTTTGGTTAactttttaaagataaaaataacaaaagaacgaaataaaacaaacaaaatactaaaatagGCTCTTTAATAATGTAATTACAACTTCCCTTTCTCCTTCATAAGAGAGAAACCATTTCTCTAGATTtcatctttatatatatatatatatatgtactgATGAAATGACCCACATCAATAAGGACACAATACTATCAAacaacaaagaaattaaaatggcCAATAACTCTTGTTTCATTATTATCTCTCTCTTTGGAGTTCTTTTGTTCACCATCATTTCAAATGTGGCATCATCTATCGACAACGTTTCCACCATCTGTCCAAACACCTCAAACCCACCATTTTGTTCAAATGTGTTGAAATCTGCAGGCACTACAGATCTAAAGGGCTTGGTCATATACACCTTAAACCTTGCCAATACAAATGCTCGCAAGTCTTTAACACTAGCCAACTCACTGGAAAAAACCACCACCAATCCTCAACTTAAGCAACGATATTTGTCTTGTGCTGAGAGCTACGATAAAATTGTTGGTCACattgaaaatgcccaaaagGACTTGGCAGTTGGTGACTTTAATGCCGTCAATATTGTAACTTATGATGCCATGACAGAGATTGACAACTGTCAGGGTGAGTTCGGGCAGCCACCAAAGGATACGTCGTTGCTTTTGAAGAATGGCAAGACTCTGAATGATATATGCaacattattttggttatatccaaTCTTCTTTAAGGGCTATGTACTTGGACATttttatcaataaataaaatgaagtttaatttttaaaacaataacattactATTGGATGGTGATTGAAATTGattattttggttaatttttagATGATAAAAATATTAGTTACTAGATAATTCTAACGAATCAAAATaactataaataaaaaatcagaCTTGGAAGACATTGTCCGTAATAGACTTATATTAATAGATAATTCCAAGAAAtgaaaaattactaaaattttaattttactatcttttgtaaatatttttgttaattttgtcaTATTTGAAAATGGTTCTTCACATAATTCACAAAATAAACCACTCACTATCAATGACTCAATCCACCGGGATTATACGTTTTCCCCATTTAAATTTGGCCTGAAAGAAAGATTAAAGTCTGTCAGTTTTCTTCACTTAGCAAGACGGCACAAAAATCTCCAAAAACACTTCATTTTGAGCATTCAAGCTATTTTACATTTCTAGATTCCTTGCATTCTCGAATCTTCTTAGACTAGACTAAAAATCCACTTTCCAACCTTTAAACctcaaatttaaattcttaGTAAAAGAGATGTCCAAACTTAAGCCAAACTCATTGGATCTTTCGTTTCAATACACTCTCAATATCAAACTAACGAGTAAATAACTTAGGAACTTACCCAAACTCATTTAAACAACCTCAACCGTGTTGATCAATGCTTCCAAGTTTTCTAAATCTTCATTTCCTCATACAAAACAATATTGGTAAAATCAAGTTTACACTAAAACTAAATGAATATTTAAGAATTATGAGAGAACCCACTAAATTTATCCAAAACCTTATCGATACCTTGTTAAAATGGCCTCGACAGCACATTAATGGCTTTCTAAATTCTGATCTAGTACCTAAAATCATTGTATGTTTCGAAGCTTACATAAGTAACAACCAAGTAAACTATAAAGATAATGGAACGTCGATTTTAAACCTTTAACATTCAACTCAAGGATCCAAGTATCATaggtaattaaattttaaagcTTAAACCCAATGGGCATTCAAGAACTCTAGAACAACTCAACAAAAATACTCCAAAACCTCCTAAGAACTTAATAATCTAAACCTCAATGTAAAGCACCATAAGTACCTTCTAAATTCGAAATCAAGCATCCGACATCATGAGTTATTtaatatcatcaataaaattaGATGGATATTCAAGACTCACTCCATAAAGCTTAGAATCTTACCCAAGTTGTATGAAAATGCCCAATTGTGAGCTTCTTATAGGCTGGACAGTGGCTAAAATCACCCAAGAATCCAAATCTAACAACGAAATGAAATGGATATTGTTAAACTCAAGCTTAAACTTAATGGGTAATAAAAAATCCCCTTAAACACAACCTCAAATTGTCCTTACTTTAAGCAGGGGTTTTCTGAATTGGCATACCTTCTGGTACCACACCATAGACCAACGGGGGTTTCAGCTCAAGGATTGACTCGACTTGGGAGCAAGGACCCAGGGCTTTCGCCCAAGACGTGATCTTCACTCTGATTTCCCTCTTTCCATCTACTCAAAGAGAATGAAAAGGTGTGGAAGGGGGAATGGGGCATGGCCCAGATTAGAATGATAGATAATATAGAAGAAAGTCTGGGTTTATCCCATTCATCTAAGGGGAGAAAGTCATGGGCTCTTAAATACTCTGATTCCTATGGTCCAGAAAGGGGAATTCTTCATCCATCCTAGGCTACCTCTATTTGTGGAAGTTCTTCGCCTTGCAAGATAAGTTCTTCGATTCATGAGAGATGAAAGGCCAATTTGTCTTGGTACATTCGATTGGACACATccatgaattttttttctttttcccggTCAGATTCAAGAAATGGAAGGGGTGCGTGCGGATCGAAGGACTAAGCTTTCGGTATTCTTTCTGAAAAGGTAGGAATATAGCTAACCCGATACATCAGAATCTGTCCGGCTATGATAGAAGAGAAATCTTCTAAAGCtagaccgctacgtgggctctTTCCGAATAGAGTATATAATCAATAAAAATGAGTAGATTAACTCAATGATCTGGATCGATACGTACCCAAGCAGAGTCATAAAGCAGAAGGCGGCATAGCTCGGACCAGAATCAGTCTATCTGGCAAGGTCAGATCCGGTAGTTCTCCCCTAATTGAGACTGGGCAGCATACCTCACTAAGTAAAGCTTCTACCTTATATTCTGAGTGAACCTctcaccggtccgtggtagtttaattccaAAATAATGAGATATGATAGGGGCCGGTCCGAAGTAGCTTACTTAATGGAGGATTTGCTAGTGGAATTATGACTGAAACTTCTTAGAAATTGTACCCACTGCACGGGTTCAAAATCCATGGAGATTTGACCTCGTAAACTAATTAAATTTGCCCTTGATTCTAAGCATCCTTGGGGTTTcaatccttgcgtataggtttccTTTCCATAATTTAGTATAGTAATGCAATCCTTcaatcttgagatgatagccaCTACTAATCCTTTGTCTACTCATCGGGTCTGAACCCCTCCGTTAGGAGTATTAAAACACCTGGACCCGTCCGCTTTAGTTTCATGATAGTGGAATTCGagaattctttgagcctgtTAATTAAAAggacttatcccttattaggatTAGGAGCGCAACAAAGaaagggtgaaaagaatattgaagaaCAAGGCACAAAGAATTTGCGACGCTACGTGGGGCCCAACTCTGATAGTGAGTTGTCCAATCCAACTCGATTGTACCAGTCCACCTACCATCCAACCTACTCCATGGGAAAGTTTTCTCCAAGTTGTAGTAATCCCTTTCTTTCTTGAAAAAAGAAGTCAATAAAGAACTCCTCTACCCCACTCCGCTTAGAAAAGAGGTTTAGGTTGAAATGTGAAAGGTGGCTGacgttctttcttttctttcaagaAGTGATTATTCTATATTTGATGCTGAACGAGGATCAATGGATACGGATTAATCCGTACAAGTTGTCCAGAGAAAGGAGGCATCACTCGAATAGGACCAGAATCGGGACCACTATGATGATTTAGTAGGTGCGGCTGTCAATCTTGCCGGCTAGATCTCAGGATATTCTCCTAAAGTCTCAGAAGTCAGTGCCTCAAGCAAAGTACGAAGTCAGAGCGCGAACTATCACTATCCGGAAAGTAGGGTCTTGGGTCGGACGATGTTGTagcaattaaactaccacgtaccggttcTTCTCCTTCCTGTATCCTCCGTCTAGGTTGATCTTACGGTTGAAGCAGTTGGGGAAGTAGCCGCCCAGTCGTTCTTGCTGAAGAGAAAGATTTGATGAACAAGTAAGAAGAAATGGATGAGAGACCTAATCTCCAtaaatcatgtaccaaaataGAGAAGCACCTTAGGCTCGTATGGTACTGAGGAGAAAGGTCTACCTCCATCCATCACACGGGTCATATGGAGGCTCGacctcttctctttctttctatcTTTCCGTTCCCAGGAATGCGAAAGAGGGCAGTCGTTGAGGCCCGGTCTTGTAGATAGGCGAGAAGGGTTGAGGCTTTTCTCAGTTCATCAAGTCAAATCACTGGTGTGGAGCACAGGtattcttcttttcatcttcgTCGTCCTGTCCTATAGGAGACATGGGGTCTTTCATATATCAGATGAGATTCTTCTTCGGCTAGGAAAGAAGACCACCCACTGAGTCATTTTTACCCGTCAATAAATCGGCTTCCCTACAGATACAGATCTTTAATCAGCTGAAACCTCAAGAGTACACTTGACCCTAAGAAAAGGGAAATGCAGCTCGACTTTCTTCCACAACGGATCTAGTCAACTGGGAAtacttctttctcttttttaccTGTTTCACTTATATCTTCTGCTTTCAGTACTTCCTCGGCCAGACCTACTTCCTATCCTTGGGGAGTTTGAATGCTTCATTCGGAAACCGAGTTCGTCATCCGATCCCTCTTCCCTCTGGTCTTTTTTCTTATCTAAACTGATAAAACTCTCTCGTAGGTCTCCTTCCTTCACTTCCTCTGTTGGGGAGTTTGTACCTTGAATCCGTATCCATTTATTCTCGTTCATATACAATATTTCTCATGAGCAAAGAAAGAATCAAAGCTAGTTCCGACATCCACCACAGAAAGAAAGGAGAACAAAAGCAAGAACCAAGCACTCAAGAACCCCGTACCTGAAAGGAAGAGCAAAGACACGGGAAGACACCTAAAAGGACCTTGCTGACCCTTGCTCCTTCTTTTTCTACAAACTTGCACAAGATCGACTAAATTTCATCGAGCCTTCTAGTTCGTAACCAACCTCACTGTATCATTTCTCCTTTACCTCCCTGCTTGCTGGGTTACTCTCGGCTTTCGGAATAGGGTAAGCCGCATCCACCACCTGGCCCTCGACATCGAATTCTGCCCGAGACTGATTATGAAATGGGGAATCTTTGAACGTCAAATCGTACCAACGAGCTCTAGACCACGCATAACTTATCTCATTTAAGAGAAAGACAGGGACAGAACGGGAATACCTTGAGCCACTGACCCATCCAATTCAAAGTCTTTTCATATGTCTTTTTTTAGTCTCAGATCCTCCTCCCCCACTCCTACAGAGTAGTCTTATTCTTTGCTTTAGGTCAAGCGGAGCTTCGCATACGTCCTTTGTCCTCTTTGCGCTCTCGTAGGAGGAGTCAGATTCCGTGCCGTAGGTGGTCGTTCCGCTTCGTGCCCTCCGGAGGAGTCAGATCCCTTGCCTCCGTCCTACGTCCTTTTGACTGTCCATATTTGAACCTTGCCTAATtcattaatatggatttctgagtccttcggacgaacccttatttaatctttttctttccattaaAGGACCTTGCCGTAGGTTCAAGACCTAATACTAATTCAAGACATAGTTTTTGACTATCATAAGTCCCGACTCCTTCATTCCTTTCTAATCCTTGACATAGTAATCCAAATCATCAAAATGTCGTAGCCTTCGAAGGAGTCAGATTCTGTGCCATAGGTTAGAAAGACCTTTGGACTCCTTcattcctttaagtaggtttcCGTAGGTCTCTTCTTTATCCATATTAACTGATTCTTTCCTTCCATTTTTCTCACATTGTAAATTGTAAAGAACTGCCCACCATAAAAAGAAGAGGACAAAGGGCTCGACCCCACGTAGCGGTGCTCAGCTTTTAGAGAGAAAGAGTATGATCGATTCGATTAAGGAAGACTCCGAACCCTGTTCAAGAAATAAGAATAAAGAATAAGATGAGTTAGTTTATCAAGCTCGGAGATTCTTTTCTTTCTGGCCCCGAGACTGAAGACTTATAGATCAGCCCTTTCATGCCTTCTTTA
This region of Cucumis melo cultivar AY chromosome 7, USDA_Cmelo_AY_1.0, whole genome shotgun sequence genomic DNA includes:
- the LOC103503110 gene encoding pectinesterase inhibitor-like, with the translated sequence MANNSCFIIISLFGVLLFTIISNVASSIDNVSTICPNTSNPPFCSNVLKSAGTTDLKGLVIYTLNLANTNARKSLTLANSLEKTTTNPQLKQRYLSCAESYDKIVGHIENAQKDLAVGDFNAVNIVTYDAMTEIDNCQGEFGQPPKDTSLLLKNGKTLNDICNIILVISNLL